The Salvia splendens isolate huo1 chromosome 21, SspV2, whole genome shotgun sequence genome includes a window with the following:
- the LOC121783704 gene encoding uncharacterized protein LOC121783704, whose product MPATASCSRRYGGLRGVKWRVDLGILPSSPSATTDDLRRVTADSRRRYAALRRQLLVDPHVPKDGSSSPDPVIDNPLSQNPDSMWGRFFRNAELERMVDQDLTRLYPERGSYFQTSVCQGILRRILLLWCLSHPEYGYRQGMHELLAPLVYVLHVDLERLSEVRTTYEDYFIDNFDGFTFHENDLTYKFEFKKFSESGEDGSKCKKNQNIASLAELDPEIQTIILLSDAYGAEGELGIVLSDKFMEHDAYSMFDALMRGASGAVAIAEFFTPSPFRNSRSMFTPVIEASTAMYHLLSLVDASLYTHLVELGVEPQYFSLRWLRVLFGREFSLEELLLIWDEIFACDNTRFTEADETHAESDLGVLDSPRGAFISAFAVSMILMIRSSLLATETATSCLQRLLNFPDDASLVKLVEKAYSLQSLAVEVNHTSPQLVHPGFYEEAKPGVTRGYINHSLDATSPRTPLKDTPKSYWEEKWRVLHHKQKEYKEAGVEEKVPHIRKGWSDRVKLQHSKTDPEPSSPTKSERTNLPDPTIRKSLLSDLAQQLGADDNEVNAVCSEAVEYLDPIEVTGQDVTNKILIDALSVAGSEENCPDLSNLPSPNHTNIDHENVSERSSVASNSSVDVTDFESFRTNTKSSPLLGPSISPDISRCSLNDDLLGKPPKLMQYTRTLSGKFNWLLKLGRNAKEGTSESPSMPIATKYPNGQNRAAAAAAFSVANACDVSSISSKGETVDQNSSVSLRNLAQSMLENIQVIESVFQQDHGELESQESKNVFIGEEQETAMSALKELRKISCILSDM is encoded by the exons ATGCCGGCAACGGCATCATGTTCGCGTCGTTATGGTGGCCTTAGAGGGGTCAAATGGCGGGTGGATTTGGGGATTTTACCGTCATCTCCTTCTGCAACCACCGATGATCTTCGCCGTGTCACTGCTGATTCTCGGAGAAG GTATGCTGCACTAAGGAGACAGCTTCTGGTCGATCCGCATGTGCCAAAAGATGGAAGTAGTTCTCCTGATCCCGTCATAGACAATCCGCTGTCACAAAATCCTG ATAGCATGTGGGGTCGCTTCTTTAGAAATGCCGAACTGGAGAGAATGGTTGATCAAGATTTGACACGTTTGTACCCTGAAAGAGGCAGCTACTTCCAGACAAGTGTATGTCAAGGCATCTTACGGAGAATTTTGTTGCTTTGGTGCCTTAGTCACCCAGAGTATGGCTATAGACAAG GGATGCATGAACTCTTAGCTCCACTGGTGTATGTTCTTCATGTGGACCTTGAACGCCTCTCAGAAGTGAGAACAACTTATGAAGACTATTTTATTGACAACTTTGATGGCTTTACATTTCATGAAAACGACTTGACATATAAGTTTGAGTTCAAGAAATTTTCAGAATCTGGGGAAGATGGGagcaaatgtaaaaaaaatcaaaatatagcCAGTCTCGCTGAACTTGATCCAGAGATACAAACCATTATCTTACTTAGTGATGCGTATGGAGCAGAAGGTGAACTTGGTATTGTCTTATCAGATAAATTTATGGAGCATGATGCATACTCAATGTTTGATGCTTTGATGCGTGGTGCTTCTGGTGCTGTTGCAATAGCAGAGTTTTTCACACCATCTCCTTTCCGTAATTCCCGTTCTATGTTCACCCCTGTAATCGAAGCTTCTACTGCAATGTATCATTTGCTTTCCTTAGTTGATGCATCCCTTTATACTCACCTTGTTGAACTTGGGGTTGAACCCCAGTATTTTTCACTGCGCTGGTTAAGGGTATTATTTGGACGCGAATTCTCTCTGGAAGAGCTTTTGTTGATCTGGGATGAAATTTTTGCGTGTGACAATACAAGGTTTACCGAAGCAGATGAAACTCATGCAGAATCAGACCTTGGAGTCCTTGATTCACCTAGGGGAGCATTCATTTCTGCTTTTGCAGTGTCTATGATACTTATGATAAGGTCTTCATTGCTTGCCACTGAGACTGCCACTTCCTGCCTTCAGCGGTTGCTGAATTTCCCAGACGATGCAAGTCTTGTTAAGCTTGTGGAAAAGGCATATTCGTTGCAGAGTCTGGCTGTAGAAGTGAACCATACCAGTCCTCAGCTCGTTCATCCTGGGTTCTATGAAGAAGCCAAACCTGGGGTTACAAGGGGTTATATTAACCACTCTCTCGATGCAACTTCTCCAAGAACTCCTCTCAAAGATACACCGAAGAGCTACTGGGAAGAGAAGTGGAGAGTGTTGCACCACAAGCAAAAAGAATACAAGGAAGCTGGTGTGGAAGAAAAAGTGCCCCACATCCGAAAGGGCTGGTCAGATAGGGTTAAGCTTCAACATTCTAAAACCGATCCCGAGCCATCCTCACCAACAAAAAGTGAAAGAACCAATCTTCCTGATCCAACTATTAGGAAAAGTTTGTTGAGTGATCTGGCGCAGCAACTTGGCGCAGATGATAATGAAGTGAATGCAGTGTGCAGTGAGGCTGTAGAGTACCTGGATCCGATCGAGGTTACTGGACAAGATGTTACAAACAAGATATTAATTGATGCGTTGAGTGTTGCCGGGAGCGAAGAAAATTGTCCAGACCTCTCAAATCTACCCAGTCCTAACCATACGAACATCGATCATGAGAATGTGTCGGAAAGAAGTAGCGTTGCATCAAACTCATCTGTTGATGTAACTGATTTTGAATCATTCAGGACTAACACAAAATCGTCCCCTCTTCTCGGCCCTAGCATCTCTCCTGACATCTCAAGATGTTCCCTAAATGACGATTTACTGGGAAAACCTCCAAAACTTATGCAGTACACAAGGACCCTGTCAGGTAAATTTAATTGGTTACTGAAGTTGGGAAGAAACGCTAAGGAGGGAACCTCTGAGAGTCCCAGTATGCCCATTGCAACTAAATATCCCAATGGTCAGAACcgtgctgctgctgctgccgccTTTTCCGTGGCTAATGCGTGTGATGTCTCTTCCATATCTAGCAAAGGTGAAACGGTGGATCAGAATTCATCGGTTAGCCTCAGGAATCTTGCTCAATCAATGCTCGAGAACATTCAG GTGATTGAATCTGTCTTCCAGCAGGATCATGGTGAATTAGAATCACAAGAATCCAAGAATGTGTTCATTGGCGAAGAACAAGAGACAGCCATGTCCGCGCTCAAAGAGCTTCGGAAAATCAGCTGCATCCTGTCTGATATGTGA
- the LOC121785078 gene encoding pentatricopeptide repeat-containing protein At5g57250, mitochondrial-like encodes MLPLSTLIKSGVTPTLKDFSNFFLFLSRNRRFQSIIHLFSQLSCNNIEADVRTHTIYTEALLEQHKYEEAADILKTLTGKSSILHKNQIFNTLIQGICSYNRDPERGLSILKDFLKMDAVVPSSRTFCLLICCFSRMGKMDRVIDLLEVMSGDKFKFPFDNYVCSSVILGFVRIGESEHAVGFYETALKSGSLTPNAVTCTTVLSAYCKLRDVNNVSHLVTWMESNKLPLDVVFYSTWMHGCLMEGMIYEALQRYREMVDTKVELDTIAYTILIDGFSKNGYVEKAVGFLRKMRKDGLTPNLVTYTAIILGFCKKGKLDEAFTVFSMLGRLGIEADEFMYAILIDGVCKKGDFDLVYSLLDEMEKKGISPGVVTYNTVINGLCKVGRTTEADDFSKGIVGDVITYSTLLKGYVEEQNFSGILETKRRLEAEGIQMDVVMCNILIKALLMVGLFEDALAVYKGLPQMNLSPNSVSYCTLIDGYCKVGRINEALEIFDDFRRASSPSAASYKLIILGLCNEGMVDMATDVFLEYMWKGMTLDRTVHMTLIEATLNRKGADSVSEIICRMKDIGPRELQIVCNDAVSLLCEMGCPEASYSASVAMRSKELALESMGYYSIIRALMFECKTLWARLILTCFIKMYGLSDLYVCKTIVNYLCLNNGKKALVFLSRMNEKKWSVTIPISTFMTLTKDGRVVDAYELMMGAESNLPCMDLINYSVMIDALCKAKHINKALDLCTLAKKKGLALNIVIYNSVINGLCSQGCLIEAFRLFNSLEKIDILPTEVTYGTLIDALVKEGLLQDARILFERMILKEIRPNTRIYNSLINGYCKASLLEEAIEIFQDLEARNLKPDGFTIGALTNGYCQKGDMEGALKFFFEFKASGLLPDFLGFIYLLRGLCAKGRMEESRSILREMLQTQSIIDLLQRVDTGVESDSVDNLLVSLCEQGRIHDALSLLEEVGSLFFSAKSISSWHVLDQHELKANPEVAHSSYAGSDFLSLSSDYTKVDDMLSSIEPGKMQPLKDFNSFYSLIHSLCLNGELAKANKLTKLLMKS; translated from the coding sequence ATGCTTCCGCTCTCTACACTGATAAAAAGCGGTGTCACTCCCACACTGAAAGATTTCAGCAAtttctttctcttcctctcccGGAATCGAAGATTTCAATCCATCATTCACCTTTTCTCCCAACTCAGTTGCAATAATATCGAAGCTGATGTCCGGACGCACACAATTTATACTGAAGCTCTGCTTGAGCAACACAAATATGAAGAAGCAGCTGATATCTTAAAAACTCTAACAGGAAAATCCAGTATTTTGCATAAGAATCAAATATTTAATACTTTGATTCAAGGAATTTGCAGTTATAATCGAGATCCTGAGAGGGGGCTTTCTATTTTGAAGGATTTCTTGAAAATGGATGCGGTTGTTCCATCTTCTCGCACTTTCTGTTTGTTGATATGCTGTTTTAGCAGAATGGGGAAAATGGATAGGGTGATTGATTTGTTGGAAGTTATGTCTGGTGATAAATTCAAGTTCCCTTTTGATAATTATGTTTGTAGTTCTGTTATTCTTGGTTTTGTGAGGATTGGGGAGTCTGAACATGCAGTTGGGTTTTATGAGACTGCTCTGAAGTCGGGTTCTTTGACTCCTAATGCCGTTACTTGTACGACAGTTTTGAGTGCTTATTGTAAATTAAGAGATGTAAACAATGTTTCACATTTGGTTACTTGGATGGAAAGTAATAAGTTGCCCTTGGATGTTGTGTTTTATAGTACTTGGATGCATGGATGTTTAATGGAAGGAATGATTTATGAGGCACTTCAAAGGTATAGAGAAATGGTTGATACTAAAGTTGAGTTGGATACCATTGCTTACACTATCCTCATAGATGGATTTTCGAAGAATGGATATGTGGAAAAGGCTGTAGGATTTTTGCGCAAGATGAGAAAGGATGGACTTACACCAAATTTAGTTActtacactgcgattattttGGGGTTCTGTAAAAAAGGGAAATTAGATGAGGCATTTACAGTTTTTAGCATGCTCGGCAGGTTGGGGATTGAAGCTGATGAGTTTATGTATGCTATTTTGATTGATGGAGTTTGTAAAAAGGGTGATTTTGATCTTGTATATTCTCTGCTTGATGAAATGGAGAAGAAAGGTATAAGTCCTGGTGTTGTAACATACAATACTGTCATCAATGGATTATGCAAAGTTGGGAGGACAACTGAGGCAGATGATTTCTCGAAGGGCATAGTTGGAGATGTCATCACATATAGTACACTTTTAAAGGGTTATGTTGAAGAACAGAATTTCTCTGGGATCTTAGAAACTAAAAGGAGACTGGAAGCAGAAGGTATTCAGATGGATGTGGTCATGTGTAACATACTAATAAAAGCCCTACTTATGGTTGGCTTGTTTGAGGATGCACTTGCAGTTTATAAGGGTCTACCACAAATGAACTTGTCTCCGAACTCTGTTTCATATTGTACTCTGATTGATGGATATTGTAAAGTAGGCAGGATCAATGAAGCACTTGAAATATTTGATGATTTCCGCCGGGCCTCAAGTCCGTCAGCTGCTTCTTACAAGCTTATTATTTTAGGGCTCTGTAATGAGGGTATGGTTGACATGGCCACTGATGTGTTTCTTGAATACATGTGGAAAGGCATGACTTTGGATAGAACAGTGCATATGACGTTGATTGAAGCAACATTGAACAGAAAAGGTGCAGACAGTGTTTCAGAAATTATCTGCAGAATGAAAGACATAGGGCCTCGAGAATTACAGATTGTCTGTAATGATGCCGTTTCTTTGCTCTGCGAAATGGGTTGCCCTGAGGCATCATACAGTGCATCAGTGGCAATGAGAAGTAAAGAATTAGCTTTGGAAAGTATGGGTTATTATTCAATAATAAGAGCACTTATGTTTGAATGTAAAACATTATGGGCTCGTCTTATTCTGACCTGCTTCATTAAGATGTATGGCTTGTCTGATCTTTATGTTTGTAAGACTATAGTAAATTACCTATGCTTGAATAATGGGAAAAAAGCTCTTGTATTTCTCTCACGAATGAATGAGAAGAAGTGGAGTGTGACCATACCTATTTCCACTTTTATGACACTAACAAAGGATGGAAGAGTTGTAGATGCATACGAGCTCATGATGGGAGCAGAAAGTAACCTTCCTTGTATGGATCTTATCAATTACTCCGTTATGATTGATGCCCTTTGTAAAGCAAAGCACATCAACAAGGCATTAGATCTCTGCACTTTAGCCAAGAAGAAGGGATTAGCTCTCAACATAGTCATCTATAACTCTGTCATAAATGGGCTCTGCAGCCAAGGTTGTCTGATTGAAGCTTTTCGATTGTTCAATTCACTTGAGAAAATAGATATTCTTCCTACAGAGGTTACATATGGTACACTTATTGACGCTTTAGTTAAAGAAGGTCTTCTACAGGATGCCAGGATTCTCTTTGAGAGGATGATCCTCAAGGAAATTAGGCCGAATACCCGTATTTATAACTCGTTGATTAATGGATATTGCAAAGCAAGTCTACTTGAGGAAGCCATAGAGATTTTCCAGGATTTGGAGGCACGGAATCTTAAGCCAGATGGATTTACAATTGGTGCTCTGACCAATGGTTACTGCCAGAAAGGTGACATGGAAGGAGCTCTTAAATTTTTCTTCGAGTTCAAAGCTTCAGGTTTGTTACCAGATTTTCTGGGATTCATATATCTCCTCCGGGGTTTGTGTGCCAAAGGAAGGATGGAAGAGTCCCGGAGCATTTTGAGAGAGATGCTTCAGACCCAGTCAATCATTGATCTCTTACAAAGGGTTGATACTGGAGTTGAGTCTGACTCAGTGGATAACCTACTTGTTTCTCTCTGTGAGCAAGGACGTATTCATGATGCCCTTTCCTTGCTTGAAGAAGTTGGTTCGCTGTTTTTCTCGGCTAAGAGTATTTCTTCTTGGCATGTATTGGATCAACATGAACTAAAAGCAAATCCTGAAGTAGCGCATTCAAGCTATGCTGGATCTGATTTTCTTTCCCTGTCATCCGACTACACAAAAGTGGATGACATGCTAAGTTCCATTGAACCTGGAAAAATGCAGCCGCTGAAagattttaattctttttattcTCTTATTCATTCACTGTGTTTGAATGGGGAGCTGGCTAAAGCAAATAAGTTGACTAAGTTGCTTATGAAATCGTGA